From Anopheles arabiensis isolate DONGOLA chromosome 3, AaraD3, whole genome shotgun sequence, a single genomic window includes:
- the LOC120900342 gene encoding inactive hydroxysteroid dehydrogenase-like protein 1, with product MWPFVCAILALIGAYCSICWLHENLRTPVSLVLHGIAQLVLPQKPFSEKYGEWAVITGASDGIGKGYAEYLAGRRMNIVLVARNENKLNRVAEEIQRKYSVRTKVVVADFANGEAVYEHLARELLPLDVGILVNNVGLSYDRGMCMEELPKKLVWDLLTVNVASVTMLCHLLVPAMKQRGRGLIINISSLSASAPAPYLSVYAAAKVYVRNFSMALREELRPHRVEVQTVLPGFVRTNMTAFVASEYDGKAASKQLVRVDDYVRYAGFTIGKTDRTCGYWWHGLQYAGLKLVPEFVRVFVLQTIYSHLRGAKKNV from the exons ATGTGGCCATTTGTTTGTGCAATTTTGGCGCTCATAGGAGCGTACTGCTCGATCTGCTGGTTGCACGAAAATCTCCGCACACCCGTTTCGCTGGTTCTGCACGGCATCGCGCAGCTCGTTTTACCCCAGAAACCGTTTTCTGAAAAATATGGAGAATGGGCAG TGATCACCGGAGCCTCGGATGGCATCGGAAAGGGTTACGCTGAATATCTGGCCGGTAGGCGCATGAACATTGTGCTGGTTGCCCGCAACGAGAATAAGCTGAACCGGGTGGCCGAAGAAATCCAGCGCAAGTACTCCGTGCGCACGAAGGTGGTAGTGGCGGACTTTGCCAACGGTGAGGCCGTTTACGAGCATCTGGCGCGCGAGTTGCTTCCACTGGACGTGGGCATACTGGTGAACAACGTAGGCCTTTCCTATGACCGAGGCATGTGTATGGAGGAGCTGCCGAAGAAGCTGGTATGGGATCTACTCACCGTCAATGTGGCCTCGGTGACCATGCTCTGCCATCTGTTGGTGCCGGCGATGAAACAGCGCGGCCGCGGGTTGATCATCAACATTTCATCCCTCTCGGCTTCCGCCCCCGCCCCCTATCTGTCCGTGTATGCGGCCGCCAAGGTGTACGTGCGGAACTTTTCCATGGCACTGCGCGAAGAGCTGCGACCGCATCGGGTCGAGGTGCAGACCGTGCTGCCCGGCTTTGTACGTACGAACATGACCGCGTTCGTGGCCAGCGAGTACGACGGGAAGGCCGCCTCGAAGCAGCTCGTGCGGGTGGACGACTACGTGCGGTACGCAGGATTCACAATTGGGAAGACGGATCGCACGTGCGGCTACTGGTGGCACGGGCTGCAGTATGCCGGGCTGAAGCTTGTGCCGGAATttgtgcgcgtgtttgtgcTGCAGACGATTTACAGCCATTTGAGAGGTGCTAAAAAGAACGTTTAA
- the LOC120900343 gene encoding ribosome maturation protein SBDS, giving the protein MPKIFTPTNQIRLTNVAVVRMKKGGKRFEIACYKNKVLSWRSGAEKDLDEVLQTIAVFNNVSKGEVAKKEELQKAFGKDDVTEICMEILAKGELQVSEKERQDQLDSMFKEIATTVADKCVNPETKRPYPVSIIEKSMKDIHYSIKPHRNAKQQALDVIRLLRDTIPLERAKMRLKLALPAKEAKRLKERIAKLSSTVTEGEEWEGERLMLTCLIDPGHFREMDEIIRTETKGAGALEVLNLKEIKEGEEVLE; this is encoded by the coding sequence ATGCCGAAAATATTCACCCCCACGAACCAGATCCGGCTCACGAATGTGGCCGTGGTTCGTATGAAGAAGGGCGGCAAGCGGTTCGAGATTGCGTGCTACAAAAACAAAGTGCTCTCGTGGCGATCGGGCGCCGAGAAGGATCTGGACGAGGTGCTGCAAACGATCGCCGTGTTTAACAACGTATCGAAGGGAGAGGTGGCGAAAAAGGAGGAGCTACAGAAAGCGTTCGGCAAGGATGATGTGACCGAGATTTGCATGGAGATTCTGGCCAAAGGGGAGCTGCAGGTGTCGGAAAAGGAGCGCCAGGATCAGCTCGATTCCATGTTCAAGGAGATTGCCACAACCGTGGCCGACAAGTGCGTGAATCCGGAAACGAAGCGACCCTACCCGGTGTCGATCATAGAGAAATCGATGAAAGACATCCACTACTCCATCAAGCCGCATCGGAACGCCAAGCAGCAGGCGCTGGATGTGATACGGCTGCTCAGGGACACGATTCCGCTCGAGCGCGCCAAGATGCGACTGAAGCTGGCGCTGCCGGCAAAGGAGGCCAAGCGGTTGAAGGAGCGAATAGCCAAGCTCAGCTCCACCGTGACCGAGGGCGAGGAGTGGGAAGGCGAGCGGCTGATGCTGACGTGCCTAATCGATCCGGGACACTTTCGGGAGATGGACGAAATCATACGCACCGAAACGAAGGGTGCCGGCGCGCTGGAAGTATTGAACCTGAAGGAAATCAAAGAAGGCGAAGAGGTGCTGGAATGA
- the LOC120902270 gene encoding ER membrane protein complex subunit 3: MAELLIDPNIRGWVFLPIVVITFLVGIIRHYFSILISSQKKAELTQIQDSQAMIRARLLRENGKYLSQQSFAMRRHYFNNEDTGYFKTQKRAPPSPNSTAMLSDLVKGNFINVLPMIVIGGWINWMFSGFVTTKVPFPLTLRFKPMLQRGIELASLDAAWVSSASWYFLNVFGLRSIYTLVLGENNAADQTQSMQDQMSGAAVAMPQDPKAAFKAEWEALQITEYQNVLANVESELLASSGLAGDQTGAPSLLQSSRGEDSSALRN; this comes from the exons ATGGCCGAACTACTGATTGACCCCAACATCCGCGGATGGGTGTTTTTGCCCATCGTTGTGATCACGTTTCTGGTAGGAATCATCCGGCACTACTTCTCCATCCTGATATCGTCGCAGAAAAAGGCGGAACTTACCCAGATCCAGGACAGCCAGGCAATGATCCGTGCGCGGTTACTGCGCGAAAACGGCAAGTACCTGTCGCAGCAGTCGTTCGCGATGCGCAGACACTACTTCAACAACGAGGATACGGGCTACTTCAAGACCCAGAAGCGAGCGCCACCCAGCCCGAACTCGACGGCAATGCTGTCGGATCTGGTGAAGGGGAACTTCATCAACGTACTACCCATGATTGTGATCGGCGGATGGATCAATTGGATGTTTTCGGGCTTCGTAACCACGAAGGTGCCGTTCCCGCTGACCCTTCGCTTTAAGCCGATGTTGCAGCGAGGCATCGAACTCGCCTCCCTTGATGCTGCCTGGGTATCGTCCGCCTCGTGGTACTTCCTGAACGTGTTCGGCCTGCGGAGTATCTACACACTCGTGCTGGGTGAAAATAATG CGGCCGATCAAACACAATCGATGCAGGATCAGATGTCGGGCGCTGCTGTAGCCATGCCACAAGACCCGAAAGCAGCCTTCAAGGCAGAATGGGAGGCACTGCAGATCACGGAGTATCAAAATGTTCTAGCAAACGTGGAAAGCGAGCTACTGGCCAGTAGTGGTTTGGCTGGCGACCAAACAGGTGCACCTTCATTGCTTCAGTCCAGTCGAGGCGAGGACAGTTCCGCCCTTCGGAATTAG
- the LOC120900339 gene encoding zinc finger protein 431-like, with the protein MQPTEENGEGIEPTPTEHPAESESKAPIICSFCDKTFKYPTMLRQHEKIHYGIKQHECEVCHRRFLHKSTLTCHMRLHTGEKPYKCPHCPKTFRGQTALNCHVFRHTNEGAKCPVCSKVFATGSVVKQHLKQVHTDERQNVCNLCGVTYKHLKSLRLHLRNHQKRMCPECGVGFDNVHSMLKHRKHAHVKENLPFRCDHCDRAFEQRAKLASHEKLRGRPFQCELCCHSFNKQHYLTNHQRRAHWQEMGLERLKVAEPQNGWNRKGIPKPKRRKKLAESHEPECLPNENNGTQSTVIDQLPNKPETGTHETVNKSIQCEDGSFDPQIQPSENRTDEMTIHEEEMLLMNSSNNHTEPLEILNNSHHTTSSGEENKGSKALICELCGNWYASASTLAIHRAKHHRAARFQCDQCPKTFVFRCFLEKHIKTDHQHERVSCELCGKAFKYGQDLKVHMLQHEDPKPYKCDQCSSAFRFRGALRSHKLLHQKDLPFRCDICAKYFRFANSLRVHKRLHSGVKQFMCEVCDREFATKAPLLRHMKVHDAGRELACGVCGAVFYKKVDLQIHQSKEHSAHQALGKVKPIYSCDHCGREFIRKSNLKAHAYIHEEVYRFACDLCGQSFKQHSGLRNHMINIHKQVPGSLETPNEPYEDVHQGA; encoded by the exons atgCAACCCACCGAAGAAAATGGGGAAGGAATTGAACCAACACCGACAGAACACCCAGCCGAG AGCGAAAGCAAAGCTCCCATTATCTGCAGTTTTTGCGATAAGACGTTCAAATACCCCACGATGTTGCGACAGCACGAAAAGATTCACTACGGCATCAAGCAGCACGAATGCGAGGTGTGCCATCGCCGTTTTCTGCACAAAAGCACCCTAACGTGCCACATGCGGCTGCACACGGGCGAAAAGCCGTACAAGTGTCCGCACTGTCCGAAAACATTCCGTGGCCAAACGGCACTCAACTGTCACGTCTTCCGGCACACGAACGAGGGTGCCAAATGTCCCGTATGCTCCAAAGTCTTTGCCACCGGTTCGGTTGTGAAACAGCATCTGAAGCAGGTGCACACCGACGAGCGGCAAAATGTGTGCAATCTTTGCGGTGTGACTTACAAGCATCTGAAGAGCTTGAGGCTGCATCTACGCAACCACCAGAAGCGGATGTGCCCGGAGTGTGGCGTGGGATTTGACAATGTGCATTCCATGCTGAAGCACCGCAAGCACGCGCATGTCAAAGAGAACCTTCCATTCAGATGCGATCACTGCGATCGAGCGTTTGAGCAACGTGCCAAACTCGCTTCCCACGAAAAGCTGCGAGGCCGACCGTTCCAGTGTGAGCTATGTTGCCATAGCTTTAACAAGCAACACTACCTAACGAACCACCAGCGGCGTGCTCACTGGCAGGAGATGGGACTGGAGCGGTTGAAAGTGGCCGAACCACAGAATGGGTGGAATCGGAAGGGAATTCCAAAGCCAAAGCGTAGGAAGAAACTTGCGGAATCGCATGAACCGGAATGTCTTCCGAACGAGAATAATGGAACGCAATCTACAGTGATCGATCAACTTCCAAACAAGCCGGAAACCGGCACACATGAGACTGTGAATAAGAGCATACAATGCGAGGATGGATCTTTTGATCCCCAGATACAACCATCGGAAAATAGAACCGATGAAATGACGATACACGAAGAAGAGATGCTACTCATG aaCTCTTCTAATAACCATACCGAACCGTTggaaattttaaacaatagtCATCATACGACTTCTTCTGGAGAGGAAAACAAAGGCTCAAAG GCGTTAATCTGCGAACTCTGCGGAAACTGGTACGCATCCGCATCAACCCTTGCCATACATCGTGCCAAACACCATCGAGCTGCTCGCTTCCAGTGCGACCAGTGTCCCAAAACGTTCGTTTTTCGGTGCTTCCTTGAGAAGCACATCAAAACCGATCATCAACACGAGCGCGTTTCGTGTGAGCTTTGCGGGAAAGCGTTCAAATACGGACAAGATTTGAAGGTGCACATGCTGCAACACGAGGATCCCAAACCGTACAAATGCGACCAGTGCTCTTCCGCCTTTCGGTTTCGCGGGGCATTGAGATCGCACAAACTGCTGCACCAGAAAGACCTGCCGTTCCGATGTGATATTTGTGCGAAATATTTTCGCTTCGCCAACAGTCTGCGGGTGCACAAACGGCTGCACAGTGGTGTTAAACAATTCATGTGTGAGGTTTGTGATCGAGAGTTTGCCACAAAAGCGCCACTGTTACGACACATGAAGGTTCACGATGCTGGCAGGGAGTTGGCTTGCGGAGTTTGCGGGGCAGtgttttacaaaaaggttGATCTCCAGATACACCAAAGCAAGGAACATTCCGCCCACCAGGCGTTGGGGAAGGTGAAACCCATCTACAGCTGTGACCACTGCGGGAGAGAATTTATCCGGAAAAGTAACCTGAAAGCGCATGCGTACATTCACGAGGAAGTGTACCGGTTTGCATGTGATCTGTGTGGTCAATCGTTCAAGCAACATTCCGGTCTACGAAATCACATGATCAACATTCACAAGCAAGTGCCTGGGTCGTTGGAAACTCCGAACGAACCGTACGAAGATGTGCACCAAGGTgcataa
- the LOC120900340 gene encoding uncharacterized protein LOC120900340, which produces MLFYAEWQSIDRKQRSSHRRSSTTVSSAAVSLLLAALALLATRATVSGQEDSQGFEIRSLSGEPDYKSVNLTWEVESVHGTDDAADGRRPAGYKGRSAKLTSSPAGVARAPRSFNVFYCELQNWGPHRCRSKIVKDESGDSGNSKQYSLLVKNLRMATKYSFHVKPQTKKSDQRASGRADEGGQEQEEQNASSTAAGHNQGQTIIIPTKGFSAHATQCLPHASEIEVETGPYFGGRIAAENGNCGIQGDASSPQESYTMRIDHEQCGSKVSTRDLTVETYITVQENLGILTHSTRRFVVVCTFQPDTLTVRARLALPGKGGAAPVPSSEWWPAQGRNARVRQFNMVDKSGLVLKGATGSEDERNDVAEQLEEDSGVPAEVRELPAVEADSQKKASSDEEQLLNDVKSSPSNSRGTKSAENYARLLNEQQQDEGTGLVDELDEYGQELAENETAGGEEADEERVVGVVGSRTVPSSQRRSSGGSSDSSGGPFDATGLLISACLAVILIGALVYLLQREFKKQRMIHQHQQMERTASERRGAAVGGVTMQ; this is translated from the exons AGATTCGATCACTGTCCGGCGAACCGGACTACAAATCGGTGAACCTTACCTGGGAGGTGGAAAGCGTACACGGCACGGATGACGCAGCGGACGGACGTCGGCCAGCAGGGTATAAGGGACGCTCGGCAAAGCTGACCTCCTCCCCAGCGGGCGTGGCGCGTGCTCCCCGATCGTTCAATGTGTTCTACTGCGAGCTGCAAAACTGGGGACCGCATCGCTGCAGGTCGAAGATCGTGAAGGATGAGTCGGGTGATAGTGG GAACAGCAAGCAGTACTCACTGTTGGTGAAAAACCTCCGCATGGCGACGAAGTACTCGTTCCACGTGAAACCGCAGACGAAAAAGAGCGACCAGCGTGCCAGTGGCCGGGCGGACGAGGGCGggcaggagcaggaggagcaaAACGCTTCCTCCACCGCTGCCGGACACAATCAAGGCCAAACGATCATCATACCAACGAAGGGCT TCTCTGCCCACGCGACACAGTGTTTGCCGCACGCGTCCGAAATTGAGGTGGAAACGGGCCCATACTTTGGTGGGCGCATCGCCGCGGAGAACGGAAACTGTGGCATACAGGGGGACGCATCCAGCCCGCAGGAATCGTACACGATGCGCATCGACCATGAGCAGTGCGGCAGCAAGGTGAGCACGAGGGATCTGACCGTCGAGACGTACATCACGGTGCAGGAGAATCTGGGCATACTGACGCACAGCACGCGTCGGTTCGTCGTTGTGTGCACCTTCCAGCCGGACACACTGACGGTCCGTGCCCGGCTGGCCCTCCCGGGGAAGGGTGGTGCGGCACCGGTGCCATCCTCCGAATGGTGGCCCGCCCAGGGACGCAATGCCCGTGTGCGCCAGTTTAACATGGTGGACAAGAGTGGGCTGGTGCTAAAGGGAGCAACGGGGTCGGAGGATGAGCGGAACGATGTGGCCGAGCAGCTGGAAGAGGACTCGGGTGTTCCGGCAGAGGTGCGAGAGTTGCCCGCGGTTGAAGCCGACAGTCAGAAGAAAGCAAGCAGCGACGAGGAACAGCTGCTGAACGACGTCAAGTCGTCACCGTCGAACTCGCGTGGTACGAAAAGCGCTGAAAACTATGCCCGTTTGCTGAACGAGCAGCAACAGGACGAAGGAACGGGGCTGGTCGACGAGCTGGACGAGTATGGGCAGGAGCTGGCAGAGAATGAAACGGCCGGTGGGGAGGAAGCCGACGAGGAACGTGTGGTTGGTGTCGTTGGATCCCGAACGGTCCCCAGCTCCCAGCGGCGATCGTCGGGAGGCAGTTCCGACTCCTCCGGCGGACCGTTCGATGCAACCGGGCTGCTCATATCCGCCTGCCTTGCTGTGATACTGATCGGAGCGCTCGTGTATCTGCTCCAGCGAGAGTTCAAGAAGCAGCGCATGATCCACCAACATCAGCAGATGGAACGGACAGCGTCCGAGCGTCGGGGAGCGGCAGTGGGAGGCGTCACGatgcagtag
- the LOC120900344 gene encoding protein dpy-30 homolog, with translation MEKENKSSGTDNGRKPAGNNLQSLPTRQYLDQTVNPILLQGLKVLAKERPQDPVQYLANFLLQNKNRVEESNGASTEDTQ, from the coding sequence atggaaaaggaaaacaaaagctcaGGCACGGATAATGGGCGAAAACCGGCTGGAAACAACTTGCAATCGCTACCCACCCGCCAGTATTTGGACCAAACGGTGAATCCCATCCTGCTGCAGGGTCTGAAAGTGTTGGCCAAAGAAAGACCCCAGGATCCGGTGCAATATTTGGCCAACTTTTTGCTGCAGAACAAGAACCGCGTCGAGGAAAGCAACGGAGCCAGTACGGAAGATACACAATAA
- the LOC120900341 gene encoding inactive hydroxysteroid dehydrogenase-like protein 1, with protein MFMELVTVVGVYATLCWLYENLRTPVLLLVQGFQQLFLGGQTSLPQKYGPWAVITGGSDGIGKGYAHYLASQGMKVLLIARNEAKLKRVADEIMANHQGAEVKVLVADFSKGEQIYERLEQELAAFDIGILVNNVGVINEKPIQVDRMEKRMLWDLININCGAATNLCNIAVPAMKRRHRGLIINISSLSSVAPTPYLAIYAATKAYMTSFSLALRQEVAPYGIECQTVAPGYVHTSMTEYLNPAEGQKNAFSIRLVKVADMIRYAGYCIGKVDQTTGHWSHGIQTATLNMLPASLKLRVFTRLYTQLLHEYSNTDKKTT; from the exons ATGTTTATGGAGCTGGTCACCGTAGTCGGAGTGTACGCCACACTCTGCTGGCTGTACGAGAATCTCCGGACACCGGTGCTGCTTCTGGTGCAAGGCTTCCAACAGCTGTTCCTGGGTGGACAAACATCGTTGCCACAAAAGTACGGCCCCTGGGCTG TAATTACGGGCGGTTCGGATGGAATCGGCAAAGGCTACGCACACTACCTAGCCAGCCAAGGCATGAAGGTGTTGCTTATCGCTCGCAACGAAGCAAAGTTGAAGCGCGTGGCCGACGAAATTATGGCCAATCATCAGGGCGCGGAGGTCAAAGTGTTGGTAGCAGATTTCTCCAAAGGCGAACAAATCTATGAACGGCTTGAGCAGGAGCTGGCCGCGTTCGATATCGGTATCTTAG TGAACAACGTGGGCGTTATCAACGAAAAGCCCATCCAGGTCGACCGAATGGAGAAGCGTATGCTGTGGGATCTAATCAACATCAACTGCGGGGCGGCCACCAACCTGTGCAACATTGCAGTTCCAGCGATGAAAAGGCGGCACCGTGGGCTTATCATAAACATTTCCTCCCTGTCGTCGGTCGCCCCCACGCCTTATCTGGCGATTTATGCAGCGACCAAGGCTTACATGACAAGCTTTTCCCTGGCCCTGCGGCAAGAGGTGGCTCCGTACGGCATCGAATGCCAAACCGTTGCCCCGGGATACGTGCACACGAGCATGACCGAGTATCTAAATCCAGCCGAGGGTCAGAAAAACGCATTCTCAATACGGCTCGTTAAGGTGGCCGATATGATACGGTATGCCGGGTACTGTATAGGGAAAGTGGACCAAACCACCGGCCACTGGTCACATGGTATACAG ACCGCCACGCTCAACATGTTGCCCGCTTCGCTAAAACTTCGCGTATTCACCAGACTCTACACACAGCTGCTGCACGAATACTCCAACACGGACAAAAAAACTACGTGA